The nucleotide window TCTGTTGAATCAGAATGAATTGTTGATACTCCACCACCATGTCCAGAGTTCCAAGCTGTTAAAAGATCTAAAGAAGTAGCTCCTCTAATTTCTCCTACTACTATTCTGTCTGGCCTTAATCTCATTGTCGAATAAAATAATTCTTCCATTGAAGTATACATAGAAGTTTTTAATGATATTTTATTAGGACATAAACTTCTAATTTCTTTTGTATCTTCTAAAATAACTAGCCTATCTTTCTTAGGAATAGCACCTATACAAGCATTGGCGAATGTTGTTTTTCCTGTAGAAGTTCCCCCAACAATTAGGATATTTTTATAATCATTTATAGCTTTTTCTATTACTCCTTTTTGAAATTCTGTCAGAGATCCCATTTTTACATAATCATCTAAAGTAAAGATTAATATAGATTTTTTTCTTATAGTAAAAATAGGATTGTCAGCATTCGGAGGAATTACAGATTCAAATCTGAATCCTGTATCTGGTAGTTCAGCCGACATTCTAGGATTTTCTTTATCTACTTTAGCTTCCATAAAAGTAGCAACAGTATTTATTATTTTCATAGCTTCTGCATTTTCAAGTGTTATTCCTGTAAAGTACATTCCTTTAGTTAAGGAATCAACCCATACTGTTTTATCATCATTTAGCATAATTTCTATAATATCTTCATCTTCAAAATACGCATTAATTTTTTCTCCTAAAGAACTTTTCAAAATAGCAAATATTCTATCACTATAAATATTTTTTCTATCTATACTATTCATTATTTCCTTCTATCTTTGAATTTTCTTGAAATTCTTTTATATTTTTATCTTGCAAATTTTTATATCTAATTATTTCTTCCTTTAGGATCTTTGATATATTTTCTTGAAAGTCTTTATTATCTTTATTTTCATCTAAAATTTGAAGTAACTCATCATCACTCATTATCTCTGTAAAAACTTTACTAAACATATTAAATACGTATTTTTTCTTTTCTTCTTTCATTTTTCTTAATCTTTCTAATAATTGAGCTTCATTTTCTGAAAATGATGATAAATTCTTTTTTCTTCTTATTTTCTTTTCTTGCATAATTTATAATCTCCTTTTTATTTACTCGGCTTTATTTTTGCTTTATCCTTAAAATAAGGATTGTTAAAATAAGTTACTTTTATTCCTCTATAAGTAGGTTTTCCTTTAAAAAATATAAGATTTTTTTTATCAGAATATCTCATTACTTCTTCTGGAGTAAGTAATTCCCTAGCTATTTTATTTTCTGATATATTACCTGTATCTAATTTTAATGCTTTAAAACTTTTATTTTGAGTTTTTAGAGTTCTTTTTCCTAATAATGCTGAAATTAACTCAGCTGTAGCTTTATCTGTAGCTTGTGGAGTATAAAAAACTGCTGTAGAACAGTTCTCTAAAATCATATTTTTATCTCCATAAGCTTGTCTAAGTTGATTAATTCCTTGAGCAATTACTACTGCTTTCATTCCATAACCTGCTATATATGCAAGTGCTTTTTCTAGTAAAGGAATTTTACCAAATGCAGGGAACTCATCAAGCATAAGAAGTAACTTATGTTTATGTGGCATTTTATCTGGATCTTCCATTTTAGGACATAAAATTCCTATTATTTGAGAGATTAAAATACGAATTAATGGAGATAAAACAGATATTGACACAGCTTCTATAATTACATATAAATCTACTGGTGTTTTATCATTCATTAAATCATTTATCTTAAAATCAACTGCTGTTGTATTTTTCCTAATAATAGGATCTTTATATAGAGTTATTGCTGTAATACATGATGAAATAATACCAGAACTTTCTCTTGGATCTTTATTTATTATTTCTGCGGCTGTTCTTGATACAATAGGGTGTGTACCTGGATTTATTCCTGCATTTTGTGATGAATCATAAATTGTATTAAAAAATTCTGGATCATCACTATGATTAAATTTCATTAGCTCTAAAATTCTCTCTAGTATTGGTTTACTTGGATCGTTAAAAAAGTCCATTACATGTCCTAAACTTGCTACTTCTCCTTTTTTAGTTTTTTCATAACAAACATGAAGAATTAAAGCTACTAATAAGGCACTTGCTTGTGTTACCCAATGATCTCTTGCTTTTCCTTCTCCTGGATCAGTAAGAATGTCTGCTATAATTTGAGCGTCTACATATTCATATTTAGTTCTTAATCTAATTTGTGCTAATGGGTTATATGAACTTGAATTTTCATCATGTGGAGCAAATTTTATAATTTTATGCTTTAAAATTTTCTCTCTAAAACCTGCTGTTTTTACATAGTTTTCTTTTTTCAAGTCTAAAACTATTGATGAAGATTGCCAGTTTAAAAGAGTAGGAATAATAACTCCTACCCCTTTACCTGCTCTTGTAGGTGCTATCAATGCTATATGAGTATTAGAATTATCTATTACTTTATATTCCTTGAA belongs to Fusobacterium necrogenes and includes:
- the trbB gene encoding P-type conjugative transfer ATPase TrbB encodes the protein MNSIDRKNIYSDRIFAILKSSLGEKINAYFEDEDIIEIMLNDDKTVWVDSLTKGMYFTGITLENAEAMKIINTVATFMEAKVDKENPRMSAELPDTGFRFESVIPPNADNPIFTIRKKSILIFTLDDYVKMGSLTEFQKGVIEKAINDYKNILIVGGTSTGKTTFANACIGAIPKKDRLVILEDTKEIRSLCPNKISLKTSMYTSMEELFYSTMRLRPDRIVVGEIRGATSLDLLTAWNSGHGGGVSTIHSDSTEGALEQLEQYNQRKSVDKQQKLIGKAINLVVVLKRVNGERKVVEIKEVLGFDEGKYIIREVKE
- a CDS encoding type IV secretory system conjugative DNA transfer family protein, with amino-acid sequence MKIKMKRKIKKTILIFFLVLAILILMTLYTGNTYIYYKANGITMEDIKNPFFLLPYYKEYSTNFLINKAFRLMLGTFLILIGITGGIILKRQKDNSYGTARWANLDDLDLLGVLKNKYTDGVILGLAKGLFKEYKVIDNSNTHIALIAPTRAGKGVGVIIPTLLNWQSSSIVLDLKKENYVKTAGFREKILKHKIIKFAPHDENSSSYNPLAQIRLRTKYEYVDAQIIADILTDPGEGKARDHWVTQASALLVALILHVCYEKTKKGEVASLGHVMDFFNDPSKPILERILELMKFNHSDDPEFFNTIYDSSQNAGINPGTHPIVSRTAAEIINKDPRESSGIISSCITAITLYKDPIIRKNTTAVDFKINDLMNDKTPVDLYVIIEAVSISVLSPLIRILISQIIGILCPKMEDPDKMPHKHKLLLMLDEFPAFGKIPLLEKALAYIAGYGMKAVVIAQGINQLRQAYGDKNMILENCSTAVFYTPQATDKATAELISALLGKRTLKTQNKSFKALKLDTGNISENKIARELLTPEEVMRYSDKKNLIFFKGKPTYRGIKVTYFNNPYFKDKAKIKPSK